The following are from one region of the Stigmatopora argus isolate UIUO_Sarg chromosome 9, RoL_Sarg_1.0, whole genome shotgun sequence genome:
- the LOC144081954 gene encoding catenin delta-1-like isoform X5: protein MEQCESAAALLESVREQEVQFEQLTRALEEERRRVGLSATSPSTLGRPLPHAQNGRLGDADIERLKLTDSYTNGTQYRMVDPAHGALDESYAPDDDSHEAHSVFSEEGTTRRLDNGMKKPISRTVLPNDSMSINGGMSMSGYSATLDRPYRPTAGDYPTATVPRNYHYGPVGGYDDYRGGPPSEAYTSLSRGSHMDDRYRPVDGYRTLDSGYRAPSRQQMDPYAAQPQVGRGMRAMGSAMDMRYGHGHYALEDDQRSAGYDEYGMGPPPPMHPGGYGTMPRLGPGPIGMDRRRLRSCEDTLDGDMGGLDPYTWGVPMTLDRGSMASLDSTLRKGPPASWRQPELPEVIAMLNYRLDPVKINAAAFLQHLTFKNDKVKSEVRRLKGIPALVSLLDHPSKDVHHSACGALKNISYGRDSDNKIAIKNCDGVPALIRLLRKTHEQDLTDTITGTLWNLSSHDSVKMEIVDHALHALADEVIVPHSGWERGGGSGNGREDGCKPRHLEWETALTNTAGCLRNVSSERSEARRKLRECSGLVDSLMYVVQSQISRNDVDNKLVENCMCLLRNLSYQVHREVPSCERYAETAPVNQGPAPSAHKGGCFGSRKGKDEWFSKGKKDGDDGSADHVDIPKRTVPAKGYELLFQPEVVRIYTSLLKESKNPSVLEAAAGAIQNLCAGRWTYGRYIRATVRLEKGLPMMAELLGHGNDRVVRAMSGALRNLAIDNRNCELLGLHAVPHLVANLPGGQNQPSRALSEETAVSVLSTLTEVLGGSLEAAKTLRASQGIERLVLINKDGKRSDREVRGAGQVLQLVWAHKELRRPLEKDGWKKTDFQAHPNPGAANGPSARANGVYGDTTTPLLDRGEKRSMIPLNDLGSAYSTLDQRERRHTLDDTADTLPRGVYGGRKGSLPLLDSYDG from the exons ATGGAGCAGTGCGAGAGCGCAGCAGCTCTGCTGGAGTCGGTCAGGGAGCAAGAGGTGCAGTTTGAACAGCTGACCAGGGCGTTGGAAGAGGAGCGGCGGAGAGTGGGCCTCTCCGCCACCAGCCCTTCGACGCTGGGTCGTCCCCTCCCTCACGCACAG aacggacgtttgggggATGCGGACATTGAACGACTGAAATTGACAGACTCCTACACAAACGGCACACAG TACAGAATGGTGGACCCGGCACACGGCGCTTTGGACGAGAGCTACGCGCCAGACGACGACTCCCACGAAGCACACTCCGTCTTTTCGGAAGAAGGCACCACGCGGCGGCTCGATAACGGG ATGAAGAAACCCATCTCGCGCACCGTCCTCCCAAACGACTCCATGTCCATCAATGGCGGCATGTCTATGAGCGGCTACAGCGCCACGCTGGACCGCCCATACAGGCCGACGGCAGGGGACTACCCTACGGCCACAGTGCCCAGGAACTACCACTACGGGCCCGTGGGAGGTTATGACGACTACCGGGGCGGACCGCCGTCCGAGGCGTACACCAGCTTGAGCCGAGGTTCGCACATGGATGACCGTTACAG GCCGGTCGACGGCTACAGAACCCTGGACTCGGGTTACCGGGCTCCGAGCCGCCAACAGATGGACCCGTACGCGGCACAGCCCCAGGTGGGCAGGGGAATGAGGGCCATGGGCTCGGCCATGGACATGCGATACGGCCACGGACACTACGCCTTGGAAGACGACCAGCGAAGCGCGGGCTACGACGAGTACGGCATGGGTCCGCCTCCCCCCATGCACCCGGGGGGTTACGGCACCATGCCGCGGCTGGGTCCCGGCCCCATCGGCATGGACAGACGGAGACTCAG AAGCTGCGAAGATACTCTGGATGGCGACATGGGAGGGCTGGATCCGTACACCTGGGGGGTCCCCATGACCCTAGACCGGGGGAGCATGGCTTCGTTAGACAGCACGCTGAGGAAAGGTCCCCCCGCCTCATGGAGACAACCGGAGCTGCCAGAGGTGATCGCCATGCTCAACTATCGCCTGGATCCCGTCAAAATCAACGCAGCCGCCTTCCTCCAGCATCTcacctttaaaaacgacaag gtTAAGTCGGAGGTGCGGCGTCTCAAGGGTATCCCGGCCTTGGTGTCGCTGCTGGACCACCCCAGCAAAGACGTGCACCACTCGGCCTGTGGGGCACTCAAGAATATTTCTTATGGAAGAGATTCGGACAACAAAATCGCCATCAAGAACTGTGACGGCGTGCCGGCGCTCATCCGATTATTGAGAAAGACCCACGAGCAGGATCTCACTGACACGATCACAG GCACCCTGTGGAATCTCTCGTCCCACGATTCCGTGAAGATGGAGATCGTGGACCACGCCCTGCACGCCCTGGCCGACGAGGTGATCGTGCCGCACTCGGGCTGGGAGcgaggcggcggcagcggcaacGGCAGGGAGGACGGCTGCAAACCACGCCATCTGGAGTGGGAGACCGCCCTGACCAACACCGCCGGCTGCTTACG AAACGTGAGCTCGGAGCGCAGCGAGGCCAGGAGGAAGCTGCGAGAGTGCTCGGGACTGGTGGATTCGCTCATGTACGTCGTGCAGTCCCAGATCAGCCGCAACGACGTGGACAATAAG TTGGTGGAGAACTGCATGTGCCTCTTGAGGAATCTGTCCTACCAGGTCCATCGCGAGGTCCCCAGCTGCGAACGCTACGCGGAGACGGCGCCCGTTAACCAAGGCCCTGCGCCCAGCGCTCACAAGGGCGGCTGTTTCGGCTCCCGAAAGGGCAAAG ATGAGTGGTTTTCTAAAG GTAAAAAAGATGGAGATGATGGTAGCGCAGACCATGTTGACATTCCAAAGAGAACAGTACCCGCCAAAG GTTACGAGCTGTTGTTCCAACCAGAGGTGGTTCGAATTTACACGTCGCTGCTGAAAGAGAGCAAAAACCCTTCGGTGCTGGAAGCCGCCGCCGGGGCCATCCAGAACTTGTGCGCGGGCCGATGGACC TACGGTCGTTACATCCGAGCCACGGTGCGTCTGGAGAAGGGACTCCCCATGATGGCGGAGCTGCTGGGTCACGGAAACGACCGCGTGGTGCGCGCCATGTCCGGAGCCTTGAGGAACCTCGCCATCGACAACAGGAACTGCGAACTTCTCG GTTTGCATGCCGTGCCCCACCTAGTGGCCAACCTGCCCGGCGGGCAGAACCAGCCAAGTCGTGCTCTGTCGGAGGAGACGGCGGTGTCCGTCCTCAGCACGCTGACCGAGGTTCTTGGCGGCAGTTTGGAGGCGGCCAAGACTCTCCGGGCATCGCAGGGCATCGAGAGGCTGGTCCTCATTAATAAAGATGG CAAACGGTCCGACCGGGAGGTCCGGGGGGCCGGCCAGGTGCTCCAGCTGGTGTGGGCCCACAAGGAGCTGCGCCGGCCGCTGGAGAAAGACGGATGGAAGAAGACGGACTTCCAGGCCCACCCCAACCCCGGCGCCGCCAACGGCCCGAGCGCTCGCGCCAACGGCGTCTACGGGGACACCACCACGCCGCTGCTGGACAGAG GGGAGAAACGAAGCATGATTCCGCTCAACGATCTGGGCTCCG CCTACTCCACACTGGACCAGAGGGAGCGGAGACACACCCTGGACGACACTGCCGACACCCTACCG AGAGGGGTGTATGGGGGACGAAAGGGCTCCCTGCCTCTCTTGGACTCCTATGATGGTTAG
- the LOC144081954 gene encoding catenin delta-1-like isoform X7 — MEQCESAAALLESVREQEVQFEQLTRALEEERRRVGLSATSPSTLGRPLPHAQNGRLGDADIERLKLTDSYTNGTQYRMVDPAHGALDESYAPDDDSHEAHSVFSEEGTTRRLDNGMKKPISRTVLPNDSMSINGGMSMSGYSATLDRPYRPTAGDYPTATVPRNYHYGPVGGYDDYRGGPPSEAYTSLSRGSHMDDRYRPVDGYRTLDSGYRAPSRQQMDPYAAQPQVGRGMRAMGSAMDMRYGHGHYALEDDQRSAGYDEYGMGPPPPMHPGGYGTMPRLGPGPIGMDRRRLRSCEDTLDGDMGGLDPYTWGVPMTLDRGSMASLDSTLRKGPPASWRQPELPEVIAMLNYRLDPVKINAAAFLQHLTFKNDKVKSEVRRLKGIPALVSLLDHPSKDVHHSACGALKNISYGRDSDNKIAIKNCDGVPALIRLLRKTHEQDLTDTITGTLWNLSSHDSVKMEIVDHALHALADEVIVPHSGWERGGGSGNGREDGCKPRHLEWETALTNTAGCLRNVSSERSEARRKLRECSGLVDSLMYVVQSQISRNDVDNKLVENCMCLLRNLSYQVHREVPSCERYAETAPVNQGPAPSAHKGGCFGSRKGKDEWFSKGKKDGDDGSADHVDIPKRTVPAKGYELLFQPEVVRIYTSLLKESKNPSVLEAAAGAIQNLCAGRWTYGRYIRATVRLEKGLPMMAELLGHGNDRVVRAMSGALRNLAIDNRNCELLGLHAVPHLVANLPGGQNQPSRALSEETAVSVLSTLTEVLGGSLEAAKTLRASQGIERLVLINKDGKRSDREVRGAGQVLQLVWAHKELRRPLEKDGWKKTDFQAHPNPGAANGPSARANGVYGDTTTPLLDRGEKRSMIPLNDLGSAYSTLDQRERRHTLDDTADTLPKN, encoded by the exons ATGGAGCAGTGCGAGAGCGCAGCAGCTCTGCTGGAGTCGGTCAGGGAGCAAGAGGTGCAGTTTGAACAGCTGACCAGGGCGTTGGAAGAGGAGCGGCGGAGAGTGGGCCTCTCCGCCACCAGCCCTTCGACGCTGGGTCGTCCCCTCCCTCACGCACAG aacggacgtttgggggATGCGGACATTGAACGACTGAAATTGACAGACTCCTACACAAACGGCACACAG TACAGAATGGTGGACCCGGCACACGGCGCTTTGGACGAGAGCTACGCGCCAGACGACGACTCCCACGAAGCACACTCCGTCTTTTCGGAAGAAGGCACCACGCGGCGGCTCGATAACGGG ATGAAGAAACCCATCTCGCGCACCGTCCTCCCAAACGACTCCATGTCCATCAATGGCGGCATGTCTATGAGCGGCTACAGCGCCACGCTGGACCGCCCATACAGGCCGACGGCAGGGGACTACCCTACGGCCACAGTGCCCAGGAACTACCACTACGGGCCCGTGGGAGGTTATGACGACTACCGGGGCGGACCGCCGTCCGAGGCGTACACCAGCTTGAGCCGAGGTTCGCACATGGATGACCGTTACAG GCCGGTCGACGGCTACAGAACCCTGGACTCGGGTTACCGGGCTCCGAGCCGCCAACAGATGGACCCGTACGCGGCACAGCCCCAGGTGGGCAGGGGAATGAGGGCCATGGGCTCGGCCATGGACATGCGATACGGCCACGGACACTACGCCTTGGAAGACGACCAGCGAAGCGCGGGCTACGACGAGTACGGCATGGGTCCGCCTCCCCCCATGCACCCGGGGGGTTACGGCACCATGCCGCGGCTGGGTCCCGGCCCCATCGGCATGGACAGACGGAGACTCAG AAGCTGCGAAGATACTCTGGATGGCGACATGGGAGGGCTGGATCCGTACACCTGGGGGGTCCCCATGACCCTAGACCGGGGGAGCATGGCTTCGTTAGACAGCACGCTGAGGAAAGGTCCCCCCGCCTCATGGAGACAACCGGAGCTGCCAGAGGTGATCGCCATGCTCAACTATCGCCTGGATCCCGTCAAAATCAACGCAGCCGCCTTCCTCCAGCATCTcacctttaaaaacgacaag gtTAAGTCGGAGGTGCGGCGTCTCAAGGGTATCCCGGCCTTGGTGTCGCTGCTGGACCACCCCAGCAAAGACGTGCACCACTCGGCCTGTGGGGCACTCAAGAATATTTCTTATGGAAGAGATTCGGACAACAAAATCGCCATCAAGAACTGTGACGGCGTGCCGGCGCTCATCCGATTATTGAGAAAGACCCACGAGCAGGATCTCACTGACACGATCACAG GCACCCTGTGGAATCTCTCGTCCCACGATTCCGTGAAGATGGAGATCGTGGACCACGCCCTGCACGCCCTGGCCGACGAGGTGATCGTGCCGCACTCGGGCTGGGAGcgaggcggcggcagcggcaacGGCAGGGAGGACGGCTGCAAACCACGCCATCTGGAGTGGGAGACCGCCCTGACCAACACCGCCGGCTGCTTACG AAACGTGAGCTCGGAGCGCAGCGAGGCCAGGAGGAAGCTGCGAGAGTGCTCGGGACTGGTGGATTCGCTCATGTACGTCGTGCAGTCCCAGATCAGCCGCAACGACGTGGACAATAAG TTGGTGGAGAACTGCATGTGCCTCTTGAGGAATCTGTCCTACCAGGTCCATCGCGAGGTCCCCAGCTGCGAACGCTACGCGGAGACGGCGCCCGTTAACCAAGGCCCTGCGCCCAGCGCTCACAAGGGCGGCTGTTTCGGCTCCCGAAAGGGCAAAG ATGAGTGGTTTTCTAAAG GTAAAAAAGATGGAGATGATGGTAGCGCAGACCATGTTGACATTCCAAAGAGAACAGTACCCGCCAAAG GTTACGAGCTGTTGTTCCAACCAGAGGTGGTTCGAATTTACACGTCGCTGCTGAAAGAGAGCAAAAACCCTTCGGTGCTGGAAGCCGCCGCCGGGGCCATCCAGAACTTGTGCGCGGGCCGATGGACC TACGGTCGTTACATCCGAGCCACGGTGCGTCTGGAGAAGGGACTCCCCATGATGGCGGAGCTGCTGGGTCACGGAAACGACCGCGTGGTGCGCGCCATGTCCGGAGCCTTGAGGAACCTCGCCATCGACAACAGGAACTGCGAACTTCTCG GTTTGCATGCCGTGCCCCACCTAGTGGCCAACCTGCCCGGCGGGCAGAACCAGCCAAGTCGTGCTCTGTCGGAGGAGACGGCGGTGTCCGTCCTCAGCACGCTGACCGAGGTTCTTGGCGGCAGTTTGGAGGCGGCCAAGACTCTCCGGGCATCGCAGGGCATCGAGAGGCTGGTCCTCATTAATAAAGATGG CAAACGGTCCGACCGGGAGGTCCGGGGGGCCGGCCAGGTGCTCCAGCTGGTGTGGGCCCACAAGGAGCTGCGCCGGCCGCTGGAGAAAGACGGATGGAAGAAGACGGACTTCCAGGCCCACCCCAACCCCGGCGCCGCCAACGGCCCGAGCGCTCGCGCCAACGGCGTCTACGGGGACACCACCACGCCGCTGCTGGACAGAG GGGAGAAACGAAGCATGATTCCGCTCAACGATCTGGGCTCCG CCTACTCCACACTGGACCAGAGGGAGCGGAGACACACCCTGGACGACACTGCCGACACCCTACCG AAAAATTGA
- the LOC144081954 gene encoding catenin delta-1-like isoform X3, which produces MEQCESAAALLESVREQEVQFEQLTRALEEERRRVGLSATSPSTLGRPLPHAQNGRLGDADIERLKLTDSYTNGTQYRMVDPAHGALDESYAPDDDSHEAHSVFSEEGTTRRLDNGMKKPISRTVLPNDSMSINGGMSMSGYSATLDRPYRPTAGDYPTATVPRNYHYGPVGGYDDYRGGPPSEAYTSLSRGSHMDDRYRPVDGYRTLDSGYRAPSRQQMDPYAAQPQVGRGMRAMGSAMDMRYGHGHYALEDDQRSAGYDEYGMGPPPPMHPGGYGTMPRLGPGPIGMDRRRLRSCEDTLDGDMGGLDPYTWGVPMTLDRGSMASLDSTLRKGPPASWRQPELPEVIAMLNYRLDPVKINAAAFLQHLTFKNDKVKSEVRRLKGIPALVSLLDHPSKDVHHSACGALKNISYGRDSDNKIAIKNCDGVPALIRLLRKTHEQDLTDTITGTLWNLSSHDSVKMEIVDHALHALADEVIVPHSGWERGGGSGNGREDGCKPRHLEWETALTNTAGCLRNVSSERSEARRKLRECSGLVDSLMYVVQSQISRNDVDNKLVENCMCLLRNLSYQVHREVPSCERYAETAPVNQGPAPSAHKGGCFGSRKGKGKKDGDDGSADHVDIPKRTVPAKGYELLFQPEVVRIYTSLLKESKNPSVLEAAAGAIQNLCAGRWTYGRYIRATVRLEKGLPMMAELLGHGNDRVVRAMSGALRNLAIDNRNCELLGLHAVPHLVANLPGGQNQPSRALSEETAVSVLSTLTEVLGGSLEAAKTLRASQGIERLVLINKDGKRSDREVRGAGQVLQLVWAHKELRRPLEKDGWKKTDFQAHPNPGAANGPSARANGVYGDTTTPLLDRGEKRSMIPLNDLGSEAYSTLDQRERRHTLDDTADTLPRGVYGGRKGSLPLLDSYDEKLIVCITRTGPSPPDRCY; this is translated from the exons ATGGAGCAGTGCGAGAGCGCAGCAGCTCTGCTGGAGTCGGTCAGGGAGCAAGAGGTGCAGTTTGAACAGCTGACCAGGGCGTTGGAAGAGGAGCGGCGGAGAGTGGGCCTCTCCGCCACCAGCCCTTCGACGCTGGGTCGTCCCCTCCCTCACGCACAG aacggacgtttgggggATGCGGACATTGAACGACTGAAATTGACAGACTCCTACACAAACGGCACACAG TACAGAATGGTGGACCCGGCACACGGCGCTTTGGACGAGAGCTACGCGCCAGACGACGACTCCCACGAAGCACACTCCGTCTTTTCGGAAGAAGGCACCACGCGGCGGCTCGATAACGGG ATGAAGAAACCCATCTCGCGCACCGTCCTCCCAAACGACTCCATGTCCATCAATGGCGGCATGTCTATGAGCGGCTACAGCGCCACGCTGGACCGCCCATACAGGCCGACGGCAGGGGACTACCCTACGGCCACAGTGCCCAGGAACTACCACTACGGGCCCGTGGGAGGTTATGACGACTACCGGGGCGGACCGCCGTCCGAGGCGTACACCAGCTTGAGCCGAGGTTCGCACATGGATGACCGTTACAG GCCGGTCGACGGCTACAGAACCCTGGACTCGGGTTACCGGGCTCCGAGCCGCCAACAGATGGACCCGTACGCGGCACAGCCCCAGGTGGGCAGGGGAATGAGGGCCATGGGCTCGGCCATGGACATGCGATACGGCCACGGACACTACGCCTTGGAAGACGACCAGCGAAGCGCGGGCTACGACGAGTACGGCATGGGTCCGCCTCCCCCCATGCACCCGGGGGGTTACGGCACCATGCCGCGGCTGGGTCCCGGCCCCATCGGCATGGACAGACGGAGACTCAG AAGCTGCGAAGATACTCTGGATGGCGACATGGGAGGGCTGGATCCGTACACCTGGGGGGTCCCCATGACCCTAGACCGGGGGAGCATGGCTTCGTTAGACAGCACGCTGAGGAAAGGTCCCCCCGCCTCATGGAGACAACCGGAGCTGCCAGAGGTGATCGCCATGCTCAACTATCGCCTGGATCCCGTCAAAATCAACGCAGCCGCCTTCCTCCAGCATCTcacctttaaaaacgacaag gtTAAGTCGGAGGTGCGGCGTCTCAAGGGTATCCCGGCCTTGGTGTCGCTGCTGGACCACCCCAGCAAAGACGTGCACCACTCGGCCTGTGGGGCACTCAAGAATATTTCTTATGGAAGAGATTCGGACAACAAAATCGCCATCAAGAACTGTGACGGCGTGCCGGCGCTCATCCGATTATTGAGAAAGACCCACGAGCAGGATCTCACTGACACGATCACAG GCACCCTGTGGAATCTCTCGTCCCACGATTCCGTGAAGATGGAGATCGTGGACCACGCCCTGCACGCCCTGGCCGACGAGGTGATCGTGCCGCACTCGGGCTGGGAGcgaggcggcggcagcggcaacGGCAGGGAGGACGGCTGCAAACCACGCCATCTGGAGTGGGAGACCGCCCTGACCAACACCGCCGGCTGCTTACG AAACGTGAGCTCGGAGCGCAGCGAGGCCAGGAGGAAGCTGCGAGAGTGCTCGGGACTGGTGGATTCGCTCATGTACGTCGTGCAGTCCCAGATCAGCCGCAACGACGTGGACAATAAG TTGGTGGAGAACTGCATGTGCCTCTTGAGGAATCTGTCCTACCAGGTCCATCGCGAGGTCCCCAGCTGCGAACGCTACGCGGAGACGGCGCCCGTTAACCAAGGCCCTGCGCCCAGCGCTCACAAGGGCGGCTGTTTCGGCTCCCGAAAGGGCAAAG GTAAAAAAGATGGAGATGATGGTAGCGCAGACCATGTTGACATTCCAAAGAGAACAGTACCCGCCAAAG GTTACGAGCTGTTGTTCCAACCAGAGGTGGTTCGAATTTACACGTCGCTGCTGAAAGAGAGCAAAAACCCTTCGGTGCTGGAAGCCGCCGCCGGGGCCATCCAGAACTTGTGCGCGGGCCGATGGACC TACGGTCGTTACATCCGAGCCACGGTGCGTCTGGAGAAGGGACTCCCCATGATGGCGGAGCTGCTGGGTCACGGAAACGACCGCGTGGTGCGCGCCATGTCCGGAGCCTTGAGGAACCTCGCCATCGACAACAGGAACTGCGAACTTCTCG GTTTGCATGCCGTGCCCCACCTAGTGGCCAACCTGCCCGGCGGGCAGAACCAGCCAAGTCGTGCTCTGTCGGAGGAGACGGCGGTGTCCGTCCTCAGCACGCTGACCGAGGTTCTTGGCGGCAGTTTGGAGGCGGCCAAGACTCTCCGGGCATCGCAGGGCATCGAGAGGCTGGTCCTCATTAATAAAGATGG CAAACGGTCCGACCGGGAGGTCCGGGGGGCCGGCCAGGTGCTCCAGCTGGTGTGGGCCCACAAGGAGCTGCGCCGGCCGCTGGAGAAAGACGGATGGAAGAAGACGGACTTCCAGGCCCACCCCAACCCCGGCGCCGCCAACGGCCCGAGCGCTCGCGCCAACGGCGTCTACGGGGACACCACCACGCCGCTGCTGGACAGAG GGGAGAAACGAAGCATGATTCCGCTCAACGATCTGGGCTCCG AAGCCTACTCCACACTGGACCAGAGGGAGCGGAGACACACCCTGGACGACACTGCCGACACCCTACCG AGAGGGGTGTATGGGGGACGAAAGGGCTCCCTGCCTCTCTTGGACTCCTATGATG AAAAATTGATCGTGTGCATCACCCGGACCGGGCCGTCCCCGCCTGACCGTTGCTACTGA
- the LOC144081954 gene encoding catenin delta-1-like isoform X8, with protein MVDPAHGALDESYAPDDDSHEAHSVFSEEGTTRRLDNGMKKPISRTVLPNDSMSINGGMSMSGYSATLDRPYRPTAGDYPTATVPRNYHYGPVGGYDDYRGGPPSEAYTSLSRGSHMDDRYRPVDGYRTLDSGYRAPSRQQMDPYAAQPQVGRGMRAMGSAMDMRYGHGHYALEDDQRSAGYDEYGMGPPPPMHPGGYGTMPRLGPGPIGMDRRRLRSCEDTLDGDMGGLDPYTWGVPMTLDRGSMASLDSTLRKGPPASWRQPELPEVIAMLNYRLDPVKINAAAFLQHLTFKNDKVKSEVRRLKGIPALVSLLDHPSKDVHHSACGALKNISYGRDSDNKIAIKNCDGVPALIRLLRKTHEQDLTDTITGTLWNLSSHDSVKMEIVDHALHALADEVIVPHSGWERGGGSGNGREDGCKPRHLEWETALTNTAGCLRNVSSERSEARRKLRECSGLVDSLMYVVQSQISRNDVDNKLVENCMCLLRNLSYQVHREVPSCERYAETAPVNQGPAPSAHKGGCFGSRKGKDEWFSKGKKDGDDGSADHVDIPKRTVPAKGYELLFQPEVVRIYTSLLKESKNPSVLEAAAGAIQNLCAGRWTYGRYIRATVRLEKGLPMMAELLGHGNDRVVRAMSGALRNLAIDNRNCELLGLHAVPHLVANLPGGQNQPSRALSEETAVSVLSTLTEVLGGSLEAAKTLRASQGIERLVLINKDGKRSDREVRGAGQVLQLVWAHKELRRPLEKDGWKKTDFQAHPNPGAANGPSARANGVYGDTTTPLLDRGEKRSMIPLNDLGSEAYSTLDQRERRHTLDDTADTLPRGVYGGRKGSLPLLDSYDEKLIVCITRTGPSPPDRCY; from the exons ATGGTGGACCCGGCACACGGCGCTTTGGACGAGAGCTACGCGCCAGACGACGACTCCCACGAAGCACACTCCGTCTTTTCGGAAGAAGGCACCACGCGGCGGCTCGATAACGGG ATGAAGAAACCCATCTCGCGCACCGTCCTCCCAAACGACTCCATGTCCATCAATGGCGGCATGTCTATGAGCGGCTACAGCGCCACGCTGGACCGCCCATACAGGCCGACGGCAGGGGACTACCCTACGGCCACAGTGCCCAGGAACTACCACTACGGGCCCGTGGGAGGTTATGACGACTACCGGGGCGGACCGCCGTCCGAGGCGTACACCAGCTTGAGCCGAGGTTCGCACATGGATGACCGTTACAG GCCGGTCGACGGCTACAGAACCCTGGACTCGGGTTACCGGGCTCCGAGCCGCCAACAGATGGACCCGTACGCGGCACAGCCCCAGGTGGGCAGGGGAATGAGGGCCATGGGCTCGGCCATGGACATGCGATACGGCCACGGACACTACGCCTTGGAAGACGACCAGCGAAGCGCGGGCTACGACGAGTACGGCATGGGTCCGCCTCCCCCCATGCACCCGGGGGGTTACGGCACCATGCCGCGGCTGGGTCCCGGCCCCATCGGCATGGACAGACGGAGACTCAG AAGCTGCGAAGATACTCTGGATGGCGACATGGGAGGGCTGGATCCGTACACCTGGGGGGTCCCCATGACCCTAGACCGGGGGAGCATGGCTTCGTTAGACAGCACGCTGAGGAAAGGTCCCCCCGCCTCATGGAGACAACCGGAGCTGCCAGAGGTGATCGCCATGCTCAACTATCGCCTGGATCCCGTCAAAATCAACGCAGCCGCCTTCCTCCAGCATCTcacctttaaaaacgacaag gtTAAGTCGGAGGTGCGGCGTCTCAAGGGTATCCCGGCCTTGGTGTCGCTGCTGGACCACCCCAGCAAAGACGTGCACCACTCGGCCTGTGGGGCACTCAAGAATATTTCTTATGGAAGAGATTCGGACAACAAAATCGCCATCAAGAACTGTGACGGCGTGCCGGCGCTCATCCGATTATTGAGAAAGACCCACGAGCAGGATCTCACTGACACGATCACAG GCACCCTGTGGAATCTCTCGTCCCACGATTCCGTGAAGATGGAGATCGTGGACCACGCCCTGCACGCCCTGGCCGACGAGGTGATCGTGCCGCACTCGGGCTGGGAGcgaggcggcggcagcggcaacGGCAGGGAGGACGGCTGCAAACCACGCCATCTGGAGTGGGAGACCGCCCTGACCAACACCGCCGGCTGCTTACG AAACGTGAGCTCGGAGCGCAGCGAGGCCAGGAGGAAGCTGCGAGAGTGCTCGGGACTGGTGGATTCGCTCATGTACGTCGTGCAGTCCCAGATCAGCCGCAACGACGTGGACAATAAG TTGGTGGAGAACTGCATGTGCCTCTTGAGGAATCTGTCCTACCAGGTCCATCGCGAGGTCCCCAGCTGCGAACGCTACGCGGAGACGGCGCCCGTTAACCAAGGCCCTGCGCCCAGCGCTCACAAGGGCGGCTGTTTCGGCTCCCGAAAGGGCAAAG ATGAGTGGTTTTCTAAAG GTAAAAAAGATGGAGATGATGGTAGCGCAGACCATGTTGACATTCCAAAGAGAACAGTACCCGCCAAAG GTTACGAGCTGTTGTTCCAACCAGAGGTGGTTCGAATTTACACGTCGCTGCTGAAAGAGAGCAAAAACCCTTCGGTGCTGGAAGCCGCCGCCGGGGCCATCCAGAACTTGTGCGCGGGCCGATGGACC TACGGTCGTTACATCCGAGCCACGGTGCGTCTGGAGAAGGGACTCCCCATGATGGCGGAGCTGCTGGGTCACGGAAACGACCGCGTGGTGCGCGCCATGTCCGGAGCCTTGAGGAACCTCGCCATCGACAACAGGAACTGCGAACTTCTCG GTTTGCATGCCGTGCCCCACCTAGTGGCCAACCTGCCCGGCGGGCAGAACCAGCCAAGTCGTGCTCTGTCGGAGGAGACGGCGGTGTCCGTCCTCAGCACGCTGACCGAGGTTCTTGGCGGCAGTTTGGAGGCGGCCAAGACTCTCCGGGCATCGCAGGGCATCGAGAGGCTGGTCCTCATTAATAAAGATGG CAAACGGTCCGACCGGGAGGTCCGGGGGGCCGGCCAGGTGCTCCAGCTGGTGTGGGCCCACAAGGAGCTGCGCCGGCCGCTGGAGAAAGACGGATGGAAGAAGACGGACTTCCAGGCCCACCCCAACCCCGGCGCCGCCAACGGCCCGAGCGCTCGCGCCAACGGCGTCTACGGGGACACCACCACGCCGCTGCTGGACAGAG GGGAGAAACGAAGCATGATTCCGCTCAACGATCTGGGCTCCG AAGCCTACTCCACACTGGACCAGAGGGAGCGGAGACACACCCTGGACGACACTGCCGACACCCTACCG AGAGGGGTGTATGGGGGACGAAAGGGCTCCCTGCCTCTCTTGGACTCCTATGATG AAAAATTGATCGTGTGCATCACCCGGACCGGGCCGTCCCCGCCTGACCGTTGCTACTGA